tatgtgtacctatatgtaaactcaggttcatatgaaataatgcactatgaaataaaattaaaattaaattatacaaaaatctacccaaaatgtttaaaaaatactaaaaaagtattttgaatcgtaaaacagtcacaaaaagtcatTGTATCCGATGAGGTTTgatcccaaataaaataatgcactatgaaataaaatttatatcaatttccacaataatctaaacaaaatccatagaaaatgtttaaaaagtactttgaaacgtataacagtcacaaaaagtattGTCTCCGAAGAGGTTCGATCCCACACCAAAATGATTATTTTCGGAACAATAAACCAATGCGCCACAGCAACACTTAAGAAAGGTGTCAAAATTATCgcctatatttttatgttacctgtgtacgatttttactacatatttgcaattttctagaaaattaaacaattttatgcgataaaaagtatcctagaacttgctccactacttattctatgcatataccaaatttcagtgcattctatccggtagtttttacgtgatagcgacacatacagacggaggacagacagacagacagacagaaaagaaaattataaattgcagattcggtatcagtatccgttactaaacatcccccattggtttttttttaaatatattcaatgtacagaattgacctctctacagatttattataagtatagataattatcacttgctcgaACGGTAAAGGTAATCAACGTGATGAAACGTTGTGTGTATCCAAGAGCATTTTTTCCAACCTAAAAGACAATGTTACTTAGGGTAACAACTACCGAAACTATACGAAATACGAGTAATAAAACATACCAGCAGTACGTACGTGCctttgaaatacaaaacatttggCTATTTTCAAAACACTTCTATTTCGAGGTAGTTTGTTTAGAACACTAGTGTAAGTTAATTTTCGTTCATGCCAGTATTTGGATGATGTAactaatatatttcttaaacttGACACACGAATAACTTCTTTGTCATATTCCAATGTCGCCAATAATCAACGTATTACACACATCAAATCTATAGCACTAGGTCTCACCTAAGTCTAACAGAACAAACTTAGTAACAATATCTGCGTTAAAGactttccctcttattcataaacacactataaacctactttagttaaaaaactactataatatattttctctctttcatttcgctaagaattcaaagaaacaaaactctttataagcctttcataacttcatatatttgtatgaataagagggttattcTGCTGTAGACTTACCTCAGTGCCTCTACTGGCGTGGTCGAGATCAAGCCGGTACTGATTGGGATCAAGGAGCAACCTAAAGGTTCTCGCGTCCCCTTCCAGTTCTGGTCTCGGTTCAGGACCCTCTTCGATGACTCTGCCAGAAGCGTCCAGCATGCCCTCAACTTCACAACCTCTGACGTACACTATACCAGCTTGTTCAACCATACTTTTTCTATAGTCATACTTGGTtcctatgaaataaaaatgataaggACAGCAGTCCAGAATTAGTAAGCAACTCTTGTTATTGGCTTTACAGACCGGTAAAAGAGAATATCTGAATTAATTCAAaagacaatattaatattacgaaCCTATTCCTTGTGTTGGTCTAACAGTCACTAAAAAGCAAACATCGTGTTTCCTTAAGCTCTCCCATTCATGTTTTATCTCATTTCTTACACTTAGGGTAACAGTTACATCAGCTCTGACACAAGATGGAGCTTTTTCTCCTATATTTGGTTTCGCTACTTCCACGACAGCGAAGCTTGTTATAGGATGAGCCATTCGTGCCCAACCACCGAAGTAAACACTGCCATCTTCCGCTCGCctgtaaatacaaataagtcAAAAATCAACCgaatttatttctaaagaaacGTTTTTATACAGGTGCATGCAGGTAGTTCTGTGTATGGCAGCACTGGTTCTAGGTAGAAAAggagtattaaaaaaatatgcatggtataaaattgtttttttaacttacttAATATTGACTTAAGACAGGTTTTACAACTTAAGACATACGTACCATGGCGCTAATCTGTAAACTGCGTCCTCGATATCTTGACGAATttcatctataaaaataatatcgaatAAATGAGTTATATCGTAGTATTGTTGCTTGTGTGAAAAAGTCACTTTCGTATAAAacttattagaatattaaaaatcaataagaCTGATTCATCTACAgtacgtaaaataataacttacatGTACTTTCCAAGCGGAAAAGATTGaaatttcttaataagtaaTCGTGAAGAGTCAGGAACTGGAGATTTAGTTTAGGTAAAGCAAGACAGTTTTCTCCGCTGTAGATTTCTGTTGGTACAACATTCTCATCCCATATGACTTCTTCAGTGGGGTACAAAGGCATTGAATTTAATTCTTCCAGTTGTGATATGCGGCGTTCGTGACGAGATATCTGCAGACGAAAAGGCAATCATAGAAGCGGTGTAATGCAACACACTCCATTTAACAAGAACAATCGATAATATGctacatacaaatgtatgtttatatgaaGGTCTTACCAGTAATTCTTTTAGAAACTGCTTATCAAGTCTGTGCCATGGTGCTTCATCTTCTTTGCCTTCTGGCGGTATGAGATTCAGGTAAGTAGCAATGGCACGTAGTGCTTTATcgctaataaaaaaaagaaaacatgatttatgtataaattcatcattgaataatatttaaagtcatcaataataataatattaagaataaaaataaattgtattgtatatttaaacTTGCCTCAAGTTTCCAAAATGCTTATGTAAAGACTCTCTAGTATCTACGCTAGCTACATTTGCCAGAGCGAACAAGCGCAAATCAGGAAATTTTGAGAAGGCTGctttctgtaacaaaaaaaaaatattatcctaaCACATCCATGATGAATCGTTTAACGTTATTAACTTGAAGTTTTTAAACGATAAACTTAAAGCGAAAAGGTAGCTGCATGACTTAACAAAATAAGAACTAAGAAATAAATACCTGCAAAGAAGTAATCCTGGAATAATGCAGTAAAGTCATATCCCGATCTGTCATTGGGTCACCGGTTTCATCGCTGATTTCAAATCTAGCGTAGAATTTTAACATATTCAGAAGCtggaacaaaagaaaaatatatttatttatattttctcaaTAAGTTTACTTATAGTTTTATAGGACCGATAAttgacacgaccagtgagaggttaggcgcaggaccgacggctatACATGCTCTTCGAGACACGGAGAACCACACTCAGGCCAGTTCATTTAGTATGTTGtgaaagaaaagttttaaaCCAAATCCGTTTAATGATTATCTTTTGCAAAGCCGGCTTTCTACTATAAGgatgtaatttaataatatttatgtacatatgtgatCAGCTCAGAACAGTGAAGGAGGCAGGATAATAGTTTGGGATATAATGTGACATGTATTGTCATAGTACATTGTGTACAGTCTCGCACAAAATATGACGAGCGATAAAATATTAAGCATATCTCATAGTGAAAAGCGAGCttaaggcgcttaacacactgccccgcaccacgcagcgtagcgcgtgaatgcgtgttcgaacgttgcttgtaagtatctccgtttgtatggaaaacacgcatagtctaacacacagaaaatgcatccacgcgcgttcatgcggatcacgcgcgtTCGTgcgttttccatacaaacggagatacttacaagcaacgttcgaacacgcattcacgcgctacgctgcgtggtgcggggcagtgtgttaatcgccttaaGTACTGGTGGAGCGTGGTTTCGTTTATACGTTTCGCTAGACATTTAGTTTTACGTCGCCTTTGCGCGCCGAAACACGCTCCTGCGGTTGCCCAAACAGTTATGaacgaaatatttcaaaacacacTATTTTGTTCCCGAAAACGAGTGATTATGATACCCCTATTTTTGAGTCggggtttaaaataaataagattgtaTGATTGAAGTGCTTCCTAGTGATGAGTGAATGTACTGTGTTTAttagcttttaataataaactttctgTGGTATGGAGATGTAAATAAGAGTGTTGAAAAATCCGAAAAATTACCGGAACGaaactgtattaaaaatgtattacaaaatgaAGACAGTTCTACATTTATCTTTTATTGTTGTATTAGTAATAATCGATCATATTCAGGCCAGCAATAATACGTGTTGTCCTACGGGGAAAGTTCTTTTAATGAGAAAGGACATATGTTGGGACCCAATTTCTAATGGAACGTCTCCCATATTTTTGAAATGCAGTAACACATTTCGATTTCGACAACATTTTACCGTTACTGAAGAACAAGAGCTGCACTTAAAAATAGGAAATGAATTTGACGAAAAATTTAGTCTCAACTCGTAAGTACACATTTGATTCTATCattcttaaaacatttaatttcatgAATATAAGGGGAGGTGGTCACCTAAAAAGTACACATACAgggtaaagaaaaataaaaacgtcacTTTTACTTATTAGGGACATATAAtcgaatgaaataaataaattatttacttcaaatgCGACCTACTACAAATAATCCGAGATAACAATTcctaaatgttattttattcagaatTACTATTAGTAAGTAATTGACCAATGAGTGTAGCGTGCTCCCAATATACTAGCAATATTatcaaatactaatatttatactgACACCATACCACTATTTCACTAGTACTGGATATCATACATTACCTTCAGGACAAACCGTTACAATAtcgtattatctatactaatattataaagctgaagagtttgtttgtttgtttgtttgtttgtttgaacgcgctaatctcaggaactactggtccgatttgaaaaattctttcagtgttagatagcccatttatcgaggaaggctataggctatatatcatcacgctacgacccataggagcagagtacgagtaaaaaatgttaaaaaaacggggaaaattttgacgcattctcttttatgtgacgcaagcgaagttgcgcgggtcagctagtattagataatggaaattgttaaaaaaacaatcacgATGTTTGGACTCAGTGTTTTCATATCGATTTAGCACAATTACTGAACTAGGTATAGATACGTGTTCTTGTTTTTAAAACGCTAGCAGCTATATTTGGTGATTGAAGAGAAAGTTCATCAGACAATGTTAAGACACTAACACTGCAATTCTAAATAagtaaagaattattttacatCATTGACTGAATACGAGTAATTTAACTACAACAATAACTGCTCCCACTAATTGTTGTCCAAGATCAATGTCAATATAtgtacaaacaataacaaaaaaaataatacttgcAAATACCTGTAAGATGCGACCAGTAATTCACTAGGTaatcatataataatacttatccGTGATACTGTAAAGTCTTAAAATTCACCTTTTTTGTACAAGACCGGGCCGGTCTAAATTagtgatttttataatttaaacgaGTATTTACCCAACGTTTTTTAGTGCAGGTACATCATTTTTAATCTATTGcactgtcatattttttatccaacCTGTTCTTACAAAAACAGCCTTTACCCCAAACACCATACCGTgcggttaaaaaataattgcttgtTAACATTTTCAGATACTGCGTGGATAACACTACCACGATAAAGGACGTATCATTAAAGAACGTCACACTATCGGCAATAGTATGTGCTGATGAAGATGAACAAATTCTTGACGACCGAGTTCTCGGCTACTGTATGATAGCTTCTATTATATTTCTGGCTCCGACAGCTCTTATATACTCCGCAATACCCGAGCTCAGGTGAGGTATATTGacttcgaaataaaaataaataggcagtgatagccgagtggtataagttgacacctcccacgcaagtggtcgcaggttcgaacccgaggcaacacaccaatgacttttagaagttatgtgtgtattagaaataattatcacatgaaaccttgcatgcctaaaatttgtttaacacatttattgagggcttgcaaagtccccaacctgcacttggccagcgtggtggactcaaggcctaacccctccctcattacgggaggagacccttgcccagcagtgggacattaatgggttaaatttattatttatatttttatttattataataagatttaagTATCGAcattttgattgaaaaaaaaaatattttaaaactttactgaATACTTATACCGCTCATAAATGGTGTTTACCTATATGTATTTGTTATtcacatacatatgtcattACGTAAATCTTTGCGTAGCTTATTACCTAATATgctaatgatttattttgttgtattacgCACCAAAACACCTATTTAATCACATGATCATAAAATCATAACTcattcacataaaatattacatttaataaatcaattattttttacattacagGGATGTTCAGGGAAAATCTATCATAAACTTTTGTATAAGTTTAGCGATTGGTCAAGGAATATTATCAATTATGAAATTGATGGAGTACACTGACATGGCCTTGTGTGCAACTAGAGGTAATAAAAAGCTCATTATGAGTGAAAATACACGGACTACAGCAACTTGAATTTACTTAAGAGAATTAAAACTACTTGAAACTGTGATTACCTAAAGCGCGTGCGCTTCTGACAaatgaaacataaatactaataggatttttttttgtaaaattttaataacatcgCTGGAAAAGTCGGAGGGATCTACTCCGTAATAATAATGAAGTTAGGaatccttcaagaactgttttcaGAACTCATTTCTTGCAAGGTTTCCTTGCAACATTTCTGAGTGTATGAATATTACAAGTTAacatttgattataataatgtttcagGGTTTTTGGCTTATTTCTTTTTGATCGCGGCCTTCTTTTGGACAAACGCAATTTCGATACAGGTCTTGTTAAATACAAGGTAAGTTAAGtaaggtaattataataatatattacacatGCATTTAACtgaattttaacaattaaaaatataaaaagtatgttgCAGACGGCCGGCTACCTTAGACTACAGTTGGTATGAATTTAAGTGGTATTTCCTATATGCCTGGGGATGTCCTTCGGTTCTCACGATTTGTATGGCCATCGTCAACTTCCACCCTGGTGACCATTCAAAACCTGGAATTGGATTAAACCACTGTTGGTTTTTCAGTAAgtactaaaatgttattataaattataacaatacatatCAAAAGcatacttatttgaaaatatagctgtttttataaaataattatattattcatcaaaAGGGTATTTCCTTAAAGGTCCGAAGTAGTAGTTTCGCCAAATACTAACTAAAATATTCGTTAATCGATTCTTCAGGTCGATATCAGCATATTAAATACCTAACAACAAAACAACTCGCTAACTCGTTTAGTCGGATTTGAACTATATAGCTTGGATGATATAGAGAAGTCCTAAGCTTTATGCACTATTCAGCAGTTTTGCACTTAATTTGAGAATATATGTATCATCAAagtaaaatgatattattttgatttcagaTAAGACTCAACAATGGTACTACATGTTCAGCATTATGTCAATACTACTGGCTGCTAATATTGCCATCTTCATATATACATCAATAATGTTGTGGCGGCTATCCTTCTCTTCTAGTCACCTTAAAGCTATGAAGTTCAAGTAAGTAACTTAACCAAACTTAATTGTATTTAAGATATAACTACAATTATTAGAACCTATTAGCTTTTTATATGGTACATAGCAAACTCACCAAAGTATTTCAGTCCTTATGTAttgtatagtatataataatattatcataattaattaagggtattttttattttaaatactaattcATTTTAATGATTTACAGGTTTGTTATGTCTGTACGACTTATTATTCTAATGGGTCTGCCATGGGTGTTCGAGATGGTTGGTTCTTTGGCAGGTCAACACATTGTTTggtaattagtattttacatatttttaatcatcCATGTTACCTAACCTGAATTTAGATTTGGATTTTAGATTTATTACTAAGTCTATGACTACATATTTGAGTGGAGATCCGTGTtgagcagtgggacatttagctattttttttctatttcagtaTAAATTCTCTGTCTCTCTTCCTAGCTATTCGGCCCATATATTAGAGGGGacagccttccttacactcttTATCCatttcgccctatccttgacgtcttCTACCTCAACCTCATGTCTTCATATTCCAGTATAAATTccaaaataagtaataaaacgtCAGCTCTACGTCTTTAAAAACCGCATTGACGTATGGCatagcattattatttaaatttttccttTTACAATTAGCaattatcaaataatatgaaactacctattcaaaataatactttgttttCTGTTTACAGGTCAATAATAGACGTATTCAACTGCCTGCAAGgcgtattaatatttatgctaCTAGTGGTATTCCGTCGAAGAGTTATCAAACTGATGTATAACCACGGTTGGTTAGATTGTATGTCAGGGTTCGTTGAAAAATACCTGGCTGTGGAGGACGATGAAGAAAATGTCGTTCAACACACTGACGTGCCAATGACGATGGGTGATAGGACTATAACATAGCTAACatatgttatattatactcGACAACAATAAATCGACAAACAATCTCAAAGAAAAAAAGcgacaaaatataattgaagatttttttttctccttTAATGAGCTAGAAGCATAAATCCTAATTTTAaggttgaataaaaataaatagacgtGTTCAGAGTTTTAGGAGATTTAATCTCCTAAGTTAAGTAAGTccaatatgtaaataaattaagtctCGTCTACGGTCTAAAACAAGATACGACAGTCTTCGACTGTCGTCAACAGTCATTAGATTTTATACCAATGAGTATTGTGTTTGTATTCTATTAAACTTTAAAGTTACGTTAAGTTAGTTCTCcgattaatgtattttttaaaatttaggcTTTAAGTAAATGTGCCTTATGAAGTAGAGAGTAAGGCTTCATTATACATATACTCATACATCCAGAAAGAACGGTAATCATGCCGAAAATTTAGCATAATACAATCTTGTTTTATCATTTACAAACCTTATAAATATACCACTAACTCGTATGATAACAACTGTACACACAGACAATGTAAAGTctgttaataaaagttatatgtACTTAAGATGTATTTTACTGTTCATCTCGTTGATAAAAGTGAAGTATAACATACGTATTCGTGCCACAACTACTTTCTTTAGTTATATATTGATTTCTAATCATagatctctctctctctctctctctctctcctaGCCTTTCATATATCCTATCCTATATGCCATagatcaaaaaaaataatttctttgttaaTTAACAAACACAAGATATAACGGAATCTCTACTGAACTTCAAATGTACCGCACACGTTAGCTGATTTTATAATGTACGAGCATAACatgcaacgccatctgttatGAAGCGAAGGAACTGGTTAATCAACTAGGATACCAAATCTTGAATGATACGGTCATTACTTTGGTTAACACTTgttttacaatcatacataatatcacgcctgttataggTACCCGAAACTGTAGGGTCTGGCTAAATAtgtgagtaaataataatattattataacacataggctacttttaatcccggagtttccgaggaTCGGGATTTAAACAGGAAGGGTTTccaagcggacgaagtcgcgggcggctctaatataaatgagaaaatactTATAGCACTTGAgcgactcgggaatcgaaccggaCAACTGGGCACGGCTGTTGCATACATTACCAACAGAGGcagttatacatttttttgtcaaGAAACcattcaaaattatgttaatttaaagttatactTTTGTCATCAACGAAATTCCTGAACAAATGCATTAtattgaaacaacaataaatcaTGCATGCATTCTGGAATGCACAGAACACCTAAGATTAAATTCGAGCAACAAAGTATTAAAGATTTCAAGatggtttaatttaaataggcACACTTTTACatcaatttatattagactagctgacccgcgcaacttcgcttgcgtcacataagagagaatgagtcaaaaatttccccgtttttgtaacatttttcactggtactctgctcctactggtcgtagcgtgatgatatatagcttataaccttcctcgataaatgggctatctaacactgaaagaatttttcaaattggaccggtagttcc
Above is a window of Anticarsia gemmatalis isolate Benzon Research Colony breed Stoneville strain chromosome 19, ilAntGemm2 primary, whole genome shotgun sequence DNA encoding:
- the LOC142980902 gene encoding G-protein coupled receptor Mth2-like; this encodes MLFETRRTTLRPVHLASNNTCCPTGKVLLMRKDICWDPISNGTSPIFLKCSNTFRFRQHFTVTEEQELHLKIGNEFDEKFSLNSYCVDNTTTIKDVSLKNVTLSAIVCADEDEQILDDRVLGYCMIASIIFLAPTALIYSAIPELRDVQGKSIINFCISLAIGQGILSIMKLMEYTDMALCATRGFLAYFFLIAAFFWTNAISIQVLLNTRRPATLDYSWYEFKWYFLYAWGCPSVLTICMAIVNFHPGDHSKPGIGLNHCWFFNKTQQWYYMFSIMSILLAANIAIFIYTSIMLWRLSFSSSHLKAMKFKFVMSVRLIILMGLPWVFEMVGSLAGQHIVWSIIDVFNCLQGVLIFMLLVVFRRRVIKLMYNHGWLDCMSGFVEKYLAVEDDEENVVQHTDVPMTMGDRTIT